From Salinicola endophyticus:
GGCTGCTGCCGGATATCCTCGCCATCGAGATCGACCTGGCCCTGCCACGGCGTCAATAGCCGAGCCAGCGCTTTCAATAGCGTGCTCTTGCCGCAGCCGTTGCTGCCGACCAGCACCGATATGCGCCCTTCGGGCAGCTCGAGCGACAGCTCCCGCAGGATGGCCTGCCGCTGGTAGCCCAAGGTGAGCCGGTTCGCAGAGATGGTGGCCATGGCGTCAGCGTGCCTGCTTCATCATCAACCCCAGAAAGAACGGCGCCCCGATGGCCGCCACGAAGAGTCCCGCCGGCAGATCCAGCGGCGGAAACAGCACCCGCCCGGCAAGATCTGCCGCCATCGTCATACCCGCGCCGACCAGGATTGCCATGGTGATTTGCGCCGCGCCCGGCGGGCGCACCAGACGTCTCGCCACATGCGGTGCCACCAGTCCGACGAAAGCCATCGCTCCGCCCCAGGCCACCGCCATGCCCGCCAACCCTGCCGCGAGCAGAATCAACAGCGTGCGTGTCCGCTGGACCCGCACTCCGATCCCCACTGCCAGACCGTCGTCCAACGGTGCCAGCAAGGCAAGCCGCACCAGCGGGGCCAGCGCAGCGAGCGCCACGCCGAAGCCAGCCGCAAGCCACCCGACGTCGGACCAGTTGCCACCATAAACGCTGCCGGTGAGCCAGACGTAGGCCGACAGCGTGGTGGTGAGCGGACTGGACACCATCACGAAGGTAGTCACGGCGCTCAGCAGCGTCGATAGGCCGATGCCCATCAGCACCAGTCGCAGCGGCGTGGTCCCCCCGCGCCAGGCCGCCAGCATCACCAGCAGCACGGCGAGCAGCGCACCCATGGCGGCCGCCAGCGGCATCCAGGCGCTGCCGATATCGGACGCCAGGAATGCCAGATAGCCGACCGCCAGGGTAGCGGCGCCGGCGGTCACGCCCAGCGTATCCGGCGAGGCCAGCGGGTTGCGCATGACTTGTTGCAGCAACCAGCCGGAGAGTGCCAGCGCCGCGCCCACCAGCGCCCCCAGCAGCGTTCGTGGCAGGCGCAACTGCCACAGGATCAAGCCCGCACCGCTGTCCGGCGAGCGCACTGCAGCCAGCCACTGCGGCGCCGACATGGCGGCCTCTCCGAGGCCGAGCGAGGTCAGCAGAATCAGCAGCGCCACGAGCAGTGCAGCCGCCACCCGACGCCACGGTCGCCAAGCGACGACCCGCGAGAAGCGGCCGAGACGCAGCGCGCGAGCCTCATCCATGGCGCCCTCCCTGGCGCCGCACCAGTGCCATGAACACCGGCGCCCCGAGCAATGCCGTCATCACGCCGATGGGCACCTCCCGGGGCGGAATCAGAGTCCGCGCCATCACGTCCGCGATGAGCAGCAGCGCGGCGCCAAGCAGTGCCGCCAGTGGCAGCCAGTAGCGATGATCCGATCCGGCCAGGCGTCGCGCCAGGTGCGGCACGATCAACCCGATGAAGACGATGTTGCCTGCCATCGCCACCGCCGCGCCCGCCAGCAGCACCACATACACGACCGAGATCATCTGCAGGCGTCGCACCGAAATCCCGGCACCCACCGCCACCGCCTCGCCCGCCGCCAGCACGTTCCATTGCCGCAGACAGGGCCAGCACGCCAGCATCACCGCCAGCGTGACCAGCATCAGCGGCCAGACCTGCGTCAGCGGCCGGGCCGAGACCGAGCCCGCCAGCCAGAACAGCATGGCGTCCAGCCCCTGCTGATCGATCACCAGCAGCGCCTGACTGAAGGCATGGAACAGCGCACTCAGCGCGGCACCGACCAGGATCAGGCGCAGCGGCCCACCCGGGACGCCGGGACGCATGGCGATCGCCCAGACCATCAGCGCCGCCAGGGTCGCGCCCGCGAAGGCACCGCCGCTCGCCAGCCACCCTGGCAAGCCGCGCCCCAGGGTGACCAGACAGACCACCGCCAGCAGCGCACCTGCGTTGACCCCGAGCAGCCCAGGCGATGCCAACGGATTGCGGGTCAGGGTCTGCATGATACCGCCGGCCACGCCCAACCCCGCCCCCACCGTGAGTGCCATCAGAGTACGGGACATGCGGGTGGTGCGAATGAGCAGGTCATCGACACCGGTCGGCGACGGCGACCACAGCGCATGCCATACCTGCGCCGGACTGGACCAGTGTCCACCCGCCATCAGGCTCACCACCACGGCGATGGCCAGGCCGGCGATCGCCAGAGTCGTGCGCACACTCATGCCGACGCCTCGCGGGTATCCAGCCAGGCATCCAGATCATCGAGCATGCCGAAGACGCCCAGGACGCCCCCGGAGAGACTCCAGGCCACCGGGTCGACCTGCCAGACCCGTCCCTGGCGCACCGCCGCCAGTCGCTGCCAGAGTGGATGCGCGCGCAGGCGTGACGCATGCTCGCGCGCGGCCCGGTCGCGCGGCTGCAGCAGAAAGAAGACATCGGCATCGAGCGCCGGCAGGCTCTCGACCCCGCTCAGTGTCAGCAGTACCCCGGGCTGCCTCTCGATCTGCCGGGGCCAGCTGAAGCCGAGCCGTGTCAGCACCGAGCCGCCAAAGCTGGGCGCCAGATAGCTGCGAATCTCGCCCGCTCTGATATCGAGCAGCGCCACCGTCAACGGCCAGCGTGCGCCGAAACGCTGCCGCAGACGCGCACGCAGTGACGCCATGCGCGATGCCAGTGAACGTCGCAGGTGCACGGCGCGGGCCCGGCGGTCGAGTGCCTGCGCCATCGCCTCGAGGGTATGTCGATAGTGATAGACATCGTCCAGCAGCATCAGCGGGGCCAACGCCGACAACAGCGGCGCGATACGTTGATGACGAAAACGCGACGCGACGATCAGATCCGGCTCCAGCAGCGCGATGCGTTCCAGGTTCGGCTGTGTCTCCAGTCCCAGGAGCGAAGCATGGGCCAGTGCCGAGCGCAGGTAGGGGTAGATCGGCTGGTCTTGCCATGACAGTACCACCCCGACCGGCGCCACCCCGAGCGCCACTGCAGTGTCAGTCGCGCCCTGGAACAGTGTAACGACCCTCAGTGTCCGGCGCGGCGCTCGTGCCTCGTCCTGGCGTACCATGCCGGCACCCGCCAGCGCCGGCATGGCGGCCAGTGCGAGTGCCCGGGCGATCAACTCACGACGCTTCATCGCGGCTCCGCTGGCGCACTCGGCACCCGACCGTGACAGGTATATGGCGACATCAAAAGTCCACGCTATAGCCCAGAGTCAGAGTCCGACCGCGTCCGGCGAAGTAGCGTTCGTTCATGTAGTCCGCATTGGGACTGTCCAGCGCGCTCTGCGAGTAGTAGGTGATGTACTGCTTGTCGAACAGGTTGGCCACGGCAAGATTCAACTGCCCTACCGGCAAACGATAGCCGACTGCGGCATCGACCAGGGTGTAACCATCGAAGTCGTTGTCCCAGCCATTGCTGCTGTCGTCGAAATCCTTGTCAAAGGCGTGATTGACCTGCACGAACGATGTCCAGCGCGGCGACCACCGGGCACTCCAGCTCGCGACCAGCCGGTCCGGCGCCACGTTGAGCCCGTTCAGCTTGGCATCCAGGGTGCCATTGTCGTCACTGTCATAACGTCCCTTCATGTGGGAGTAGCCAAGCCGGGCGCTGTGCCGGTCGTTGAATCGATAGCCGACGGACGCCTCGATGCCTTCGATCTCGGTCTTCTCTCGCTGCATCACGAAAGCGTCGTTACGGGTCGTCAGACGCGTGCCATAGTCGGAAGACGACACGTAATAGCTCAGCTCAGCGTTGAAGCGGCCATCGTCATAGCGCACTCCGGTTTCGATATTGTCGGTCACGATGGGACGCAGATTCTCGAAGCTGTCGACCGACTGTCCGGGCGTGTCGATACCACGCAGCACGCGCCCGACATCGGGAATGGCAAACCCTTCGGAATAGCTGGTGAACAGGCTCCAGTGTTTCACCGGTCGCCATACCACACCGGCGTTGTAGAGGGTCTCGTCGAAATCGGGGGATCCACCGTCCACCGGCACGCCATTGTTGGCGGCCACCGTGCGGTAACTGTCGACATCGAGTTTGGCGTATTCATAACGCACCCCCGCCGAGAAGGTCAGCGCCTCGATCGGGCTGAAGTCGACCTGGGCGAACGGAGACAGATCGGTGTATTTCACCTTGGGCACGTAAGTGCGATCGGTGCCCCACAGATACTGCTCGGTATCGTCGCGCATGGCGTCGAAGCCAAAGGTCAGCTTGACCCGGTCATCCCACAACCCCTCCTTGGTCAGCGAGGTCTTGATACCGTACTTGCGGGTCTCGGCCATGGTCTGATCGTAGAGCGTCCCGACCGGCGCGATCGAAGGATCCTGGAAGGTGCCGGAATTGGTCGCCCCGAACAGTGATTCGTAATCCTGATAGAAGCCCAGCACATTGAGATGCATGCCGGCGAGATCGTAGTCGTCCCAGGTGATGCCGGTGGTCCAGACACTATTGAAGGGCGCCGAACCTTCCGGCTCGCCGCGACGCGAGGTGGTCGGGACATCGGCTTCACGATCGCCAAGCACGCTGACGTAATCGTTCTGCCCCTCGATACGATAGCGATTGACACTCAACTGCAGGCGCCGGTCGTCGTCGAACCAGTAGGCGATCTTCCCGAAGACATCGTAGGCACGGGAGTTCATCAGGTCGCCCTGCGTATTGTCGACGCCAATGGCGTCCCCCTCTCCGTCCAGGAACAGCCCCTGATCCTCGTAGCTCAACGAGAACAGGTAATCGACCGGCCCGCGATTGCCGCTGACAGCGTAGTTGGTGCGGTAACTGTTGGTATCGCCATCCAGCTTGGAGGTCGGCGTGGTGAGCTGGGCCTCGAAATGCTGATTGAGCGAGCCCGGCTCGGGGCGTTTGGTGATCAGGTTGATCACCCCGCCGGCGGCTCCGAGTCCGTTGGTGGCGTTGGCTCCTTTGATCACCTCGATATGATCGATCATCGAGAAGTCGATGGTATGCAGCTCGCGCCCCGTGGGCCGCAGCGGATTGGACTGCGGGATACCATCGATCATCACCAGCGGCGTACGCCCGCGCAGGGTCTCGCCACTTCCGCTCATCTTCTGGCGTGGCGGTGAATAGTCCGGCAGCAGGTTGCTGAGTATCTCGGAAGAGTCGGAAGTGATGCGCCGCTGCTGATCCAGCTCCTGCCGCGTGATCACCCGAATCACCTGCGCAGCGTCCTGCTGTTCGGCACCCGAGCGCGTCGCCGTGATCACCATCGGCTCCTGATCGGTACTGTCTGCCATCACCCCCGGCGACGCCGCCAGTGTCGCTAGTGCGCCCCAGGTCATGACGGTTCCCTTTGATCCCATGTCTCGCCTCTTGTTTTCGATTTTGTCGAGTCGTCACGCGCCCCAGCCACCGCCGCGAACGCCGGTGGATTATTGCAAATGAAATGCATAATTATCAACGAATGAGAATCGTTTGTTTTTGAATGAGTCAACATTGCCCTCTTCGGCCGCCTGAGCAAGCAACACGAGGGGGTGCCCGCAAATAATCCTCGCCCCGTCTTGACGCCGACCGCGACGTGGACGAAGGTCAAGCCTGATTTCGGGGCCGCCGCTCCCCGCCGGCCAGCCACCGCTTACCTCCCACCGGAGACTCGAGACGCATGACACAGAGTTCGTCCCCTCAGCCCACCCCGGGCGATGGACCCCGCTATATCGCGCACCGTGGTCTCTCCGCGCGCGCGCCGGAGAATACGCTGGCGGCGGTGCAAGCCGCGCATGCGGCCGGATGCCGGTGGGTAGAGCTGGACGTTCAACTGCTCGGCGACGGCACCCCGGTGCTGTGGCACGACGCCGGGGTCAAGCGCTGCTCCAACGGGCGCGGCAAGCTGTTCCGCTTCGACGCCGCCAGCGCCGCGCGGCTCGACGTGGGCGCCTGGTTCGGCGAGCAGTTCCGCGGCGAACGCATGGCCACGCTCGAGGCGATGCTGGCGCTGCTCAAGCGTCTCGACATGGGGCTCAATCTAGAGCTCAAGGTGACCCGCGGGCGCAATGCGATCGAGCTGGTCAAGGCGGCACTGCCGCCGACCCTGGAAGCCCTGGCACCGGAGAAGCTGATCGTCTCCTCGTTCGACCGCCACGCCCTCACCGCGGCACGGGCGCTGGAGTCGAACCCGGATCGGCTGCGCCTGGGCGTGCTCGACGACAAGGCCCCCAAGCGCTGGTGGCGCGAGACCGAGCGGCTCTCCGCCTACAGCCTGCATCTGGACTGGCGCAAGCTGAAGGTCAAGCGCGCCCGCGAGATCGCCGACGAAGAGATCAAGCTGTTCTGCTACACCGCCAACGACCCCGTCGCCTTCGACAAGCTGTGGGAGTGGGGCGTGGACGGCGTGATCAGCGACGATCCGGTACGCTTCATCGAACATGCCGGCCAGCAGCAGGGCGAGACCGACCAGAGCCGCGCCAGCGCCTGACACAGCGTACGAAAAGCGCCCGTTAGTCGCGTCAGTTAGCGTCTTTGACGGCGACCGACACGGGCTATGATGCCAATCTGCCCGTTTCCAGGTTGCGAGCCGTCCATGAATCCCTCCACCCTCATCGGCATGGTCGCCAGTGCGCTACTGCTGATGACCGTCGTGCTCTTCACCGCTCAGGCCCCGAGCAGTTTCTTCAATCTGCCGGGGTTGGCGATCGTGCTCACCGGCACCCTGGCCGCCAGCTTCATCAGCTATCCGCTCGCCGAGATGCAGCGCCTGTGCCGCCAGATCGCGGTGGTATTCCGGCGCGAATCCCAGCAGAGCGAGCTCGACGCCGATCTCGACCAGCTGGTCGAGATGTCGCGCCACTGGAGCCGCGGCAACATCCGCGCCATCGAGAGCGCGCTGGAAGGCGTCACCAATCCCTTCCTGCGAACCGGCATGCAGATGGTGATCGCCAACAGCCGCGAGGAGGAGATCCGCGAGATGCTGCGCTGGCGCATGGTGCGGGTGAAGGCGCGCGAGCGCACCGAGGCGCAGATCCTGCGCACCATGGCGATCTACGCCCCGGCATTCGGCATGCTCGGCACCCTGGTCGGGCTGATCAACATGCTCGAGGTGATCCAGGCCGGCGATCTGACGATCATCGGACCGCGTCTGGCGGTGGCGCTGATGTCCACCTTCTACGGCATCCTGCTCGCCAACCTGGTGTTCAAGCCGATCGCGGTGAAGCTGGAGCGGCGCACCGAGGCACGACTGATGGCGATGACGATGATCCTCGAAGGCATCATGATGGTGAGCAAGCGCCGTCTGCCCGCGTTCATCGAAGAGGCGCTCAACACCTACCGCGTCGAACATCGCGACGAGATGCGTGATCCGCGCCAGGCCGCGGCCACGGATCTCTCGTCCCCGACCTCATGAGTGGCAGCACGGACTACGCCGCGCGGGGCCCCTTCGCCGAACTGCTGTTCGACGACGACGCCCTGGCCGAGGGTGGGCGTGGCAGCGAGAGCGACTCCTGGCTGATGAGTTACCTCGACCTGCTGCTGCTGCTGGTCACCTTCTTTGTGCTGATGCTGGCGCTCTACGGCGGCCAGCTCGCCTCCCCCGAGCAACCCACGGCGCCCAAGGTCGCACTGGCGCTCAAGGTGCCGGCACCCATACCCCCCAAGGCCGCCCCAAGCGCCGCTCAACGCGGTTTCTATCATCCGCCGCGCCAACTGACGGCCGCCCCGGTGGCCAGCGATGTCGGCTTCTACGCGCCGCGACCGGCCCCTCCGCCGCTGGTGCCAATGACACCCCTGCTGTTCGCGGTGCCGCTGTTCGATCTGCCCGACCCGGTAGACGAGACACTGCCGCAGATCGACGGCGTCCAGGTGACCGCGATTCCGCACGGCTTCAATCTGCGCATCCAGGATCATCTGCTGTTCGACTCCAGCGCCGTCGGTGTCAGCGACAAGGGCCGCGCGCTGCTGCAGAAGATGATCCCGCTGCTGCAAGAGTTCCAGGGCACCATCTCGGTCGAAGGGCATACCGACAGCGTGCCGATCTCGACCCAGCAGTTCCCCTCCAACTGGGAGCTCTCCGCGGCCCGTGCCGCTGCCGTGGTACGCGCGCTGCGCCTGGATGGCATTGATGGCGGTCGCCTGCGCGCTATCGGCTATGCCTCCACCGAGCCGCTGGCCGACAACGACACCCCCGCGGGCCGGGCACGCAACCGCCGGGTGGAGCTGGTACTGCAAGAGACCGGTAGCGACGGCTCGTGAGCCGTGCGCGGCGCGCCATTTCCCTGGCCGGCGAGAAGCTGCGACAATCCGCGCGTCGAGAGCGACGTGTTCGGGAAACGGGTGAGAGCCCCGTACTGCCCCCGCAACGGTAATCGTGTCAGACACCGGTGGACTTTCTAGGGTTTGTACGAAAAGTCAGCGAGCGAAGGCAAGACAAGGCAAAAATCGGCGAAAACGCGGAGTTTACGCAGTGTAAATGAGCATTTGAGCCGATTTTTAACGCAGTATTGCCGAGCGCAGGTAGTTTTCGTGCAAAGCCTACGTCCAGCCACTGTGAGCATCGGCGCCCTCCTTTGCGGCGCGCCATCCACTCATGGGAAGGCCCGGTGTCGGGTGATCGAAGATCACCGCGCGTGAGTCCGGAGACCGGCGTCGTTCTCTTCACTGGTTGATGCGGAGGGCTCAAACCAGTGACGACATCGCACGTCGGCCGCCCAGGAGGCGTTGGCCGGCGTATTTCGTCACGCCGTTCCCTCCCATCGCGTCATCGCAACACAAGGAACCGCCCGCAGCGCCACTGCGCCGCGCACGAGAACGGTTCCGATACGCGTTTGGGGATCATCTTTCATGGGTTACCGTCCTACCGCCATGGCCCACGGCGTCGCCATGGCCCTGCTGCTGCAAAGCCTCGGCGCCGCAGCCCAGCAGCTCGAAGACGTGCAGGTCACCGCCAACCGGCTGCCGCAGTCGCAGGCCGACGTGCTCGCCAGTACCACCATCATCGACCGCGCGGAGATCGAACGCAGCCAGGCCGACAGCGTGATCGACCTGCTGCAGAACCGCGCCGGCATCGAAATCACGCAGAACGGCGCACACGGCACCGTCACCAGCCTGTTCATGCGCGGCACCGAATCCGACCATACCCTGGTGCTGGTCGACGGCGTACGCATCAATGCCGCCACCAGCGGCGGCGCCAGCCTGGAGTTCCTGCCGGTCGAAGCGATCCAGCGCATCGAGATCGTGCGCGGCCCGCGCGCTGCCGCCTACGGCGCCGATGCCATCGGCGGCGTGATTCAGATCTTCACCCGGCGTGGCGGCGAAGGGACCCAGGCCGCCTTGTCGCTGCGTGCGGGCGACCAGCACACGCAGAAACAGAACCTGTTCGTCTCCACCGGCGATACCGCTACCCGCCTCAACGCCAGTCTGTTCCGGCGCGACGGCGACGGCTTCAACGCCCTTGCCAGCGACGCCAGCGGCGAGCGCGATGGCTTCAAGCGCGGCGGGGCTCAGCTAGGGCTGTCGCACCGCTTCGGCGCCAACGCCAGCCTGAGCCTGAATGCGCTGCGCCAGGATACCGACGCCGACTACGACGACTGCTACCCGCTCAATGCCAGCGCCGCCAGCAACGACTGCCGCACCGACGGCTATCTGCAGACCTTCGGCGGCCGCTACGATCTGGCCCTGGCCCCCGACTGGGACATGGCAATCACCGCCGGACACTTCGACGAGCGCCGCGAGGAGCGCTATGCCGGCGAGCGCTACAGCGTCACCGAATCGCACCGCAACGAGCTGGGCATCCAGCACAGCTTCACCCGCGCCAACGGCGTCGATACCCTGGGGGTGGACTACCGCCAGGAGCATGTCGACTTCGACTCGGCCAACCCGTTCACCGGGCGCTACGCCAAGGATAGCCGCGAGAACTACGGCCTCTACGGCATGCTGCAGCGCGAGTACGGGCGCCATGAGCTGAGCGGCTCGCTGCGCTACGACGACGATTCGCGCTTCGGCGACGAGACCACCGGCAGTGCCGGTTACGCCTACCGTCTGACACCGGCACAGCGCCTCGGGCTGGTCTACTCGACCGCGTTCAAGGCGCCCAACCTGATCGACCTCTACGGACCCTACGGCAGCAACCCCGACCTCGACGCCGAAACCTCGCGCAACCTGGAGGCGTTCTGGGCCATCGAGCATGACGCCTGGAATGCGCGCGTCAGCGCCTTCGAGAACCGGATCGACGATCTGATCGCCTTCGACCCGGCCTTCGTGCCCTACAACGTCGACCGCGCGCGTATCCGCGGTGTCGAGCTGAGCGGTGGTTGGCAATACGCCGGCCTCTCGCTGCGCGCCAGCCTGACCCATCAGGATCCGGAAGACCGCGACAGCGGCGAGCGGCTGAAGCGCCGAGCCAGAACCTTCGGCCGTCTGGACGCCGACTACGCCCTGGGCGACTGGCGCTACGGCGCCACCCTGCGCGCCGCCGGCGACCGCCGCGACACCCGCTACACCGCTCCTTACGGCGACACCACCGTC
This genomic window contains:
- a CDS encoding iron ABC transporter permease, with the translated sequence MDEARALRLGRFSRVVAWRPWRRVAAALLVALLILLTSLGLGEAAMSAPQWLAAVRSPDSGAGLILWQLRLPRTLLGALVGAALALSGWLLQQVMRNPLASPDTLGVTAGAATLAVGYLAFLASDIGSAWMPLAAAMGALLAVLLVMLAAWRGGTTPLRLVLMGIGLSTLLSAVTTFVMVSSPLTTTLSAYVWLTGSVYGGNWSDVGWLAAGFGVALAALAPLVRLALLAPLDDGLAVGIGVRVQRTRTLLILLAAGLAGMAVAWGGAMAFVGLVAPHVARRLVRPPGAAQITMAILVGAGMTMAADLAGRVLFPPLDLPAGLFVAAIGAPFFLGLMMKQAR
- a CDS encoding iron ABC transporter permease; translated protein: MSVRTTLAIAGLAIAVVVSLMAGGHWSSPAQVWHALWSPSPTGVDDLLIRTTRMSRTLMALTVGAGLGVAGGIMQTLTRNPLASPGLLGVNAGALLAVVCLVTLGRGLPGWLASGGAFAGATLAALMVWAIAMRPGVPGGPLRLILVGAALSALFHAFSQALLVIDQQGLDAMLFWLAGSVSARPLTQVWPLMLVTLAVMLACWPCLRQWNVLAAGEAVAVGAGISVRRLQMISVVYVVLLAGAAVAMAGNIVFIGLIVPHLARRLAGSDHRYWLPLAALLGAALLLIADVMARTLIPPREVPIGVMTALLGAPVFMALVRRQGGRHG
- a CDS encoding iron-siderophore ABC transporter substrate-binding protein translates to MKRRELIARALALAAMPALAGAGMVRQDEARAPRRTLRVVTLFQGATDTAVALGVAPVGVVLSWQDQPIYPYLRSALAHASLLGLETQPNLERIALLEPDLIVASRFRHQRIAPLLSALAPLMLLDDVYHYRHTLEAMAQALDRRARAVHLRRSLASRMASLRARLRQRFGARWPLTVALLDIRAGEIRSYLAPSFGGSVLTRLGFSWPRQIERQPGVLLTLSGVESLPALDADVFFLLQPRDRAAREHASRLRAHPLWQRLAAVRQGRVWQVDPVAWSLSGGVLGVFGMLDDLDAWLDTREASA
- a CDS encoding TonB-dependent receptor codes for the protein MGSKGTVMTWGALATLAASPGVMADSTDQEPMVITATRSGAEQQDAAQVIRVITRQELDQQRRITSDSSEILSNLLPDYSPPRQKMSGSGETLRGRTPLVMIDGIPQSNPLRPTGRELHTIDFSMIDHIEVIKGANATNGLGAAGGVINLITKRPEPGSLNQHFEAQLTTPTSKLDGDTNSYRTNYAVSGNRGPVDYLFSLSYEDQGLFLDGEGDAIGVDNTQGDLMNSRAYDVFGKIAYWFDDDRRLQLSVNRYRIEGQNDYVSVLGDREADVPTTSRRGEPEGSAPFNSVWTTGITWDDYDLAGMHLNVLGFYQDYESLFGATNSGTFQDPSIAPVGTLYDQTMAETRKYGIKTSLTKEGLWDDRVKLTFGFDAMRDDTEQYLWGTDRTYVPKVKYTDLSPFAQVDFSPIEALTFSAGVRYEYAKLDVDSYRTVAANNGVPVDGGSPDFDETLYNAGVVWRPVKHWSLFTSYSEGFAIPDVGRVLRGIDTPGQSVDSFENLRPIVTDNIETGVRYDDGRFNAELSYYVSSSDYGTRLTTRNDAFVMQREKTEIEGIEASVGYRFNDRHSARLGYSHMKGRYDSDDNGTLDAKLNGLNVAPDRLVASWSARWSPRWTSFVQVNHAFDKDFDDSSNGWDNDFDGYTLVDAAVGYRLPVGQLNLAVANLFDKQYITYYSQSALDSPNADYMNERYFAGRGRTLTLGYSVDF
- a CDS encoding glycerophosphodiester phosphodiesterase family protein, encoding MTQSSSPQPTPGDGPRYIAHRGLSARAPENTLAAVQAAHAAGCRWVELDVQLLGDGTPVLWHDAGVKRCSNGRGKLFRFDAASAARLDVGAWFGEQFRGERMATLEAMLALLKRLDMGLNLELKVTRGRNAIELVKAALPPTLEALAPEKLIVSSFDRHALTAARALESNPDRLRLGVLDDKAPKRWWRETERLSAYSLHLDWRKLKVKRAREIADEEIKLFCYTANDPVAFDKLWEWGVDGVISDDPVRFIEHAGQQQGETDQSRASA
- a CDS encoding MotA/TolQ/ExbB proton channel family protein; this encodes MNPSTLIGMVASALLLMTVVLFTAQAPSSFFNLPGLAIVLTGTLAASFISYPLAEMQRLCRQIAVVFRRESQQSELDADLDQLVEMSRHWSRGNIRAIESALEGVTNPFLRTGMQMVIANSREEEIREMLRWRMVRVKARERTEAQILRTMAIYAPAFGMLGTLVGLINMLEVIQAGDLTIIGPRLAVALMSTFYGILLANLVFKPIAVKLERRTEARLMAMTMILEGIMMVSKRRLPAFIEEALNTYRVEHRDEMRDPRQAAATDLSSPTS
- a CDS encoding OmpA family protein; amino-acid sequence: MSGSTDYAARGPFAELLFDDDALAEGGRGSESDSWLMSYLDLLLLLVTFFVLMLALYGGQLASPEQPTAPKVALALKVPAPIPPKAAPSAAQRGFYHPPRQLTAAPVASDVGFYAPRPAPPPLVPMTPLLFAVPLFDLPDPVDETLPQIDGVQVTAIPHGFNLRIQDHLLFDSSAVGVSDKGRALLQKMIPLLQEFQGTISVEGHTDSVPISTQQFPSNWELSAARAAAVVRALRLDGIDGGRLRAIGYASTEPLADNDTPAGRARNRRVELVLQETGSDGS
- a CDS encoding TonB-dependent receptor domain-containing protein, giving the protein MGYRPTAMAHGVAMALLLQSLGAAAQQLEDVQVTANRLPQSQADVLASTTIIDRAEIERSQADSVIDLLQNRAGIEITQNGAHGTVTSLFMRGTESDHTLVLVDGVRINAATSGGASLEFLPVEAIQRIEIVRGPRAAAYGADAIGGVIQIFTRRGGEGTQAALSLRAGDQHTQKQNLFVSTGDTATRLNASLFRRDGDGFNALASDASGERDGFKRGGAQLGLSHRFGANASLSLNALRQDTDADYDDCYPLNASAASNDCRTDGYLQTFGGRYDLALAPDWDMAITAGHFDERREERYAGERYSVTESHRNELGIQHSFTRANGVDTLGVDYRQEHVDFDSANPFTGRYAKDSRENYGLYGMLQREYGRHELSGSLRYDDDSRFGDETTGSAGYAYRLTPAQRLGLVYSTAFKAPNLIDLYGPYGSNPDLDAETSRNLEAFWAIEHDAWNARVSAFENRIDDLIAFDPAFVPYNVDRARIRGVELSGGWQYAGLSLRASLTHQDPEDRDSGERLKRRARTFGRLDADYALGDWRYGATLRAAGDRRDTRYTAPYGDTTVSGYGIVDLRTAWQVTPQVELSAKLDNAFDRDYTLAEGYNTQGRYVEAGVKLTL